In one window of Halomarina pelagica DNA:
- the speB gene encoding agmatinase, with the protein MFPGALADRDDADYVLLGAPLDVSTSFQPGTRFGPDRVRTFSRTFDDFDHLTAAHFTELGVHDAGDLHAWDDAAEYLDFLGGTLADVRDDGALPLLLGGEHTVSIAGVRACAPATVVVLDAHLDLRREYDGNPLSHSTVVRHALDVAERAVIVGARTGSEAEWERAAADDVTVVPPEEAGEWAPDVEGPVYLSVDVDAADPAYAPGTGTMEPFGLTPREMHRIVRSLAPDCVGFDVVEVNDRDDGQAATLAGKLLRAFVFAHAAADA; encoded by the coding sequence ATGTTCCCCGGGGCGCTCGCCGATCGTGACGACGCCGACTACGTCCTCCTCGGTGCGCCCCTCGACGTCTCCACGTCGTTTCAACCCGGGACCCGGTTCGGTCCCGACCGCGTGCGGACCTTCTCCCGCACGTTCGACGACTTCGACCACCTGACAGCGGCGCACTTCACCGAACTGGGGGTCCACGACGCGGGCGACCTCCACGCCTGGGACGACGCCGCCGAGTACCTCGACTTCCTCGGGGGGACGCTCGCCGACGTGCGCGACGACGGCGCGCTCCCCCTCCTGCTCGGCGGCGAGCACACCGTCTCGATCGCGGGCGTCCGCGCCTGCGCCCCCGCGACGGTCGTCGTCCTCGACGCCCACCTGGACCTGCGCCGCGAGTACGACGGCAACCCGCTCAGCCACTCGACGGTCGTCCGCCACGCGCTCGACGTCGCGGAGCGCGCCGTGATCGTCGGCGCGCGGACCGGCAGCGAGGCCGAGTGGGAGCGCGCCGCGGCGGACGACGTGACGGTCGTCCCCCCGGAGGAGGCTGGCGAGTGGGCCCCGGACGTCGAGGGGCCGGTCTACCTAAGCGTCGACGTCGACGCCGCCGACCCCGCCTACGCGCCGGGGACGGGCACGATGGAACCGTTCGGGCTGACGCCCCGCGAGATGCACCGGATCGTCAGGTCGCTCGCTCCCGACTGCGTCGGTTTCGACGTCGTCGAGGTGAACGACCGCGACGACGGGCAGGCCGCGACGCTCGCCGGAAAGCTCCTCCGCGCGTTCGTGTTCGCGCACGCGGCGGCGGACGCCTAA
- a CDS encoding translation initiation factor IF-5A, which yields MAKQQTEVRDLQEGSYVMIEDTPCVINAYSTAKPGKHGSAKARVEGKGVFDSKKRNFTQPVDAKVWVPIIDRKQGQVINVDGNDMQVMDLETYETITMRVPDGVDPSSNDEIEYLEYEGQRKIV from the coding sequence ATGGCGAAACAGCAGACCGAGGTTCGCGACCTGCAGGAGGGCAGCTACGTCATGATCGAGGACACGCCCTGCGTCATCAACGCCTACAGCACGGCCAAGCCCGGCAAGCACGGGAGCGCGAAGGCCCGCGTCGAGGGCAAGGGCGTCTTCGACAGCAAGAAGCGCAACTTCACCCAGCCCGTCGACGCCAAGGTGTGGGTGCCCATCATCGATCGCAAGCAGGGGCAGGTGATCAACGTCGACGGGAACGACATGCAGGTGATGGACCTCGAGACCTACGAGACGATCACGATGCGCGTCCCCGACGGCGTCGACCCGTCCTCGAACGACGAGATCGAGTACCTGGAGTACGAAGGCCAGCGCAAGATCGTATAG